TCGGAGGTCCTCACGAACGACGCCGACCAGGTCGTCGGCACGTTCTGTCACTACCAGGCCGAGAGCGAAGACGCCGTGTACGAACACGCCGACCGCGCCGGACTGCCGGCGACGAAGGTGACGCGTCGCGGGGACCCCTTAGAGGGCGAGTGACGCGGACGACGAACGAGGAGACGGCGTGACCCGCCCGCGTCCGTGGTCGGGGCTGCGACGCCGGACGCGGTTCCGGTACTACTTCGGACTCTA
This Salinigranum marinum DNA region includes the following protein-coding sequences:
- a CDS encoding DUF4242 domain-containing protein; this encodes MSEAMTDFLILRDLDEPISHDDLDAAAAQSGETLDELRGEGVDIRWVDSEVLTNDADQVVGTFCHYQAESEDAVYEHADRAGLPATKVTRRGDPLEGE